Proteins co-encoded in one Candidatus Hydrogenedentota bacterium genomic window:
- a CDS encoding sodium:solute symporter family protein: MNSVMTLSIVAILYLCAVAYLGFRGYKSTRSTADYLVAGRKAHPVVMALSYGATFISTSAIVGFGGAAAVFGMGVLWLTVLNIFLGIFIAFAVFGKRTRRMGLHLQAHTFPELLGRRFNSRFIQGFCGLIILVFMPLYASAVLIGIARYIESTFAVDFMVAVTVSSLVVAGYVIAGGLKGVMYTDALQGAIMFVGMFFLLVYTYAQLGGVVTAHEKLDQLPQEASEQWAAILPEVRSIAPEGLDDAAVFGWFAGMAEELKKTATMTDEQKAAFFADLPQAKAVGGILKAHPEAANKMVVAKLSKGGFQGWTRMPKAGSSMFYVLITSIIMGVGVGVLAQPQLAVRFMTVKSDQELNRAILVGSIFILSMTGVAFTVGALSNAWFFLPVNGGKVSVASVPGGNIDLIIPAFINSALPKWFGAVFMLTLLSAAMSTLSSQFHTMGTAIGRDFFEKGLLGSSGQTGTVMITRMGIVLGLIATVILCFVLPEGIIAAATAIFFGLCAAAFLPSFAGALFWRRMTKAGAVASICTGFGFGFFWIMFIQMPKAALPAFLANLLLGKPTLLPDPILGIQWNWVEALFVALPVSAVVAVVVSLMTRPESDAHLAWCFDGVRNGVKK; the protein is encoded by the coding sequence ATGAACAGCGTCATGACTTTGTCCATTGTGGCCATTCTTTATCTTTGTGCCGTGGCGTATCTGGGTTTCCGCGGTTACAAGTCCACCCGTTCCACGGCGGACTATCTGGTGGCGGGCCGCAAGGCCCATCCCGTGGTGATGGCGCTCTCCTACGGGGCGACCTTCATCAGCACTTCGGCCATTGTGGGGTTTGGAGGGGCGGCGGCCGTGTTTGGCATGGGCGTTCTGTGGCTGACAGTGCTCAACATATTCCTGGGCATATTCATCGCCTTCGCCGTCTTTGGCAAGCGCACCCGGCGCATGGGCCTGCACCTGCAGGCGCACACCTTCCCGGAACTGCTCGGGCGGCGCTTTAACTCGCGGTTCATCCAAGGCTTCTGCGGACTGATCATCCTTGTCTTCATGCCGCTGTACGCCTCGGCGGTGCTCATCGGCATCGCGCGCTACATCGAGTCCACTTTCGCCGTTGATTTCATGGTGGCGGTGACCGTGTCCAGCCTGGTCGTGGCGGGATATGTGATTGCCGGCGGACTCAAGGGCGTGATGTACACCGACGCGCTTCAGGGCGCCATCATGTTTGTGGGCATGTTCTTCCTGCTGGTGTACACCTACGCCCAGTTGGGCGGCGTGGTGACGGCCCACGAGAAACTGGACCAGCTTCCTCAGGAGGCGTCTGAGCAGTGGGCGGCCATTCTCCCGGAGGTGCGGAGCATCGCCCCGGAGGGCCTGGACGACGCGGCGGTCTTCGGCTGGTTTGCCGGCATGGCGGAGGAGTTGAAAAAGACCGCCACCATGACGGACGAGCAGAAGGCGGCGTTCTTCGCCGATCTCCCCCAGGCCAAGGCCGTGGGAGGCATCCTGAAGGCGCACCCGGAGGCGGCGAACAAGATGGTCGTCGCCAAACTGTCCAAGGGCGGGTTCCAGGGCTGGACCCGCATGCCCAAGGCGGGCTCCTCGATGTTCTATGTGCTCATCACCAGCATCATCATGGGCGTGGGCGTGGGCGTGCTGGCGCAGCCGCAGCTTGCGGTGCGCTTCATGACCGTGAAGAGCGACCAGGAACTCAACAGGGCCATCCTGGTGGGCAGCATTTTCATTCTCTCCATGACCGGTGTCGCCTTCACAGTGGGGGCGCTGTCCAACGCGTGGTTCTTCCTGCCGGTCAACGGCGGCAAGGTCTCCGTGGCCTCCGTGCCCGGGGGGAACATTGACCTGATCATTCCGGCGTTCATCAACAGCGCGCTGCCCAAATGGTTCGGCGCGGTGTTCATGCTCACCCTGCTGTCGGCGGCGATGTCCACCCTCAGTTCGCAGTTCCATACGATGGGCACGGCCATCGGCCGGGACTTCTTTGAAAAGGGGCTGCTGGGCTCGTCCGGCCAGACGGGGACGGTGATGATTACCCGGATGGGGATTGTGCTGGGGCTCATCGCCACGGTCATCCTGTGCTTCGTCCTGCCCGAGGGCATCATCGCCGCCGCGACGGCCATCTTCTTCGGGCTCTGCGCCGCCGCGTTCCTGCCCTCCTTCGCGGGGGCGCTGTTCTGGCGGCGCATGACCAAGGCGGGCGCCGTGGCCAGCATCTGCACGGGATTCGGCTTCGGGTTCTTCTGGATAATGTTCATCCAGATGCCCAAGGCCGCCCTGCCCGCCTTCCTGGCCAACCTGCTGCTCGGCAAGCCCACGCTGCTCCCCGACCCCATTCTGGGCATCCAGTGGAACTGGGTCGAGGCGCTGTTCGTGGCCCTGCCGGTGTCCGCCGTCGTCGCCGTGGTGGTCAGCCTGATGACCCGGCCGGAAAGCGACGCGCACCTTGCCTGGTGCTTTGACGGCGTGCGAAACGGCGTGAAAAAATGA
- a CDS encoding YicC family protein has translation MARSMTGFGRTTVDYEGEQIGIEVSGVNHRFFECGLRLPPCWGALEPSLREVVKPEVARGKVNISIRREYGPAGRIRVRLDEDAAAGYLAGAARLAEMTGAAPGGALTVDRLAVLDGVFVHADEDADLDAVFAVLAEGLRTALAAFNAARESEAAALLRDMSARFDAMAVAAARVEARAPELQRHYADRLRVRMRELCADPTLKEERIAIEAAVMADRMDVTEEIVRLRAHLDHGRALFVSAEPIGRDLNFLLQEMQREINTMGSKLRDIEGSREVLWLKSELEKLREQIQNIE, from the coding sequence ATGGCGCGCAGCATGACCGGCTTTGGCCGGACCACAGTTGATTATGAAGGCGAGCAGATTGGCATCGAGGTTAGCGGTGTCAACCACCGCTTTTTCGAGTGCGGCCTGCGTCTTCCCCCCTGCTGGGGTGCCTTGGAACCCTCCCTGCGCGAGGTGGTGAAGCCGGAAGTGGCCCGCGGGAAAGTGAACATCTCCATCCGCCGCGAATATGGCCCAGCCGGCCGTATTCGGGTCCGGCTGGACGAGGATGCCGCCGCCGGTTATCTGGCCGGTGCCGCGCGGCTCGCTGAAATGACCGGCGCGGCTCCCGGGGGCGCGCTGACAGTGGACCGCTTGGCGGTGCTGGACGGGGTTTTTGTCCATGCGGACGAGGATGCCGACCTGGATGCCGTTTTTGCCGTGCTGGCGGAGGGATTGCGGACGGCTCTGGCCGCCTTCAACGCCGCCCGTGAGTCTGAAGCCGCCGCCCTGCTGCGGGACATGAGCGCCCGCTTTGATGCGATGGCGGTGGCGGCGGCGCGGGTCGAGGCGCGGGCGCCGGAACTCCAGCGGCACTATGCGGACCGGCTCAGGGTGCGCATGCGCGAATTGTGCGCGGACCCGACCCTGAAGGAGGAGCGCATTGCCATCGAGGCGGCGGTGATGGCGGACCGAATGGATGTGACCGAGGAGATCGTGCGCCTGCGCGCCCATCTGGACCATGGCCGCGCCCTCTTCGTGTCGGCGGAGCCCATCGGCCGGGACCTGAATTTCCTGTTGCAGGAGATGCAGCGGGAAATCAACACCATGGGCTCGAAACTGCGGGACATCGAGGGCTCGCGCGAGGTGCTCTGGCTAAAGTCCGAGCTCGAAAAACTGCGCGAGCAGATTCAGAACATTGAGTAG
- the rpoZ gene encoding DNA-directed RNA polymerase subunit omega — protein MPTPYCVDDFKEKFDSLYRLVIVAGKRANQISRTESHGFGAAARGRKPTIAALDEVMDGKLTFTNAEEEQNFFAEEDGEE, from the coding sequence ATGCCGACCCCCTATTGTGTGGACGATTTCAAGGAAAAGTTTGACAGCCTCTACCGTCTGGTCATTGTGGCCGGGAAGCGGGCAAACCAGATCAGCCGGACCGAGTCCCACGGGTTCGGCGCCGCCGCCCGGGGCCGCAAGCCCACCATCGCGGCCCTCGACGAGGTCATGGACGGCAAACTGACCTTCACAAACGCCGAGGAGGAGCAGAATTTCTTCGCCGAAGAGGACGGGGAAGAGTGA
- the argH gene encoding argininosuccinate lyase, whose product MSKLWGGRFEGKTDALVEALGESVSFDARLAPWDLRASTAHARMLGDCGIIPKGDAAKIIKGLKEIAGDIEAGRMTWSAALEDVHTNIEAALVGKIGEAGKRLHTARSRNDQIATDVRLWMRDQTDSITGLLRELRRALAVFAQDHMDVILPGFTHLQHAQPVLLAHHLLAYVEMFARDQERFAQMRGRINIMPLGSAALAGTPYPVNRKQVADELGFDGVSANSMDAVADRDSLIEFCANCSLVMMHLSRMSEEIILWSSQEFGFIEIGDAFTTGSSIMPQKKNPDVAELVRGKTARVYGDLTALLVLLKGLPLTYNRDLQEDKEPVFHASDTTQLCLAVFTAMVPTISVRREAVARALREGFMEATDLADYLVRRGVPFREAHSVIGRIVRRCIDLNTTLPELPLEEYRVFSPAFDGDLYQAISPEVIVSQRDNPGATAPRRVKAALRRVLKNLDK is encoded by the coding sequence ATGTCCAAACTTTGGGGTGGACGTTTTGAGGGAAAGACGGACGCGCTGGTGGAGGCGCTGGGCGAGTCCGTGTCGTTTGACGCGCGGCTGGCCCCCTGGGACCTCCGGGCGAGCACGGCCCACGCGCGCATGCTGGGCGACTGCGGCATCATCCCGAAAGGGGACGCGGCGAAGATCATCAAAGGCCTGAAAGAGATTGCCGGGGACATTGAAGCGGGCCGCATGACCTGGTCCGCCGCGCTCGAGGACGTGCACACCAACATCGAGGCGGCGCTGGTGGGAAAAATCGGCGAGGCGGGCAAGCGGCTGCACACGGCCCGCAGCCGCAACGACCAAATCGCCACGGACGTGCGCCTGTGGATGCGCGACCAGACGGACAGCATCACCGGCCTGCTGCGCGAACTGCGCCGCGCCCTGGCCGTCTTCGCGCAGGACCACATGGATGTCATCCTGCCGGGTTTCACCCATCTCCAGCACGCCCAGCCGGTCCTGCTGGCCCACCACCTGCTGGCTTATGTCGAGATGTTCGCCCGCGACCAGGAGCGCTTCGCCCAGATGCGCGGCCGCATCAACATCATGCCCCTGGGTTCCGCAGCCCTGGCGGGCACCCCCTACCCGGTGAACCGGAAACAGGTGGCCGACGAGCTGGGCTTTGACGGCGTCTCGGCGAACAGCATGGACGCCGTGGCGGACCGGGACAGCCTCATCGAGTTCTGCGCCAACTGTTCCCTCGTGATGATGCACCTGTCCCGCATGAGCGAGGAGATCATCCTCTGGTCGAGCCAGGAATTCGGGTTCATCGAGATCGGCGACGCCTTCACCACCGGCTCCAGCATCATGCCGCAAAAGAAAAACCCGGATGTCGCGGAGCTGGTCCGGGGCAAGACCGCCCGGGTCTACGGCGACCTGACGGCGCTGCTGGTTCTGCTCAAGGGGCTGCCCCTCACCTACAACCGCGATTTGCAGGAGGACAAGGAACCCGTCTTCCACGCCTCGGACACCACCCAGCTCTGTCTCGCGGTGTTTACCGCCATGGTGCCGACCATTTCCGTGCGCCGCGAGGCCGTGGCCCGCGCCCTGCGCGAGGGCTTCATGGAGGCCACCGATCTGGCGGACTATCTGGTGCGCAGGGGGGTGCCCTTCCGGGAGGCCCACAGTGTCATCGGCCGCATTGTGCGCCGTTGCATAGACCTGAACACCACCCTGCCGGAACTTCCCCTTGAGGAGTACCGTGTCTTTTCCCCCGCCTTTGACGGGGACCTTTACCAGGCAATAAGCCCAGAAGTCATTGTCAGCCAGCGGGACAACCCCGGTGCCACGGCACCACGACGTGTCAAGGCAGCGTTGCGCAGGGTTTTGAAAAATCTGGACAAATAG
- the coaBC gene encoding bifunctional phosphopantothenoylcysteine decarboxylase/phosphopantothenate--cysteine ligase CoaBC, whose product MRRRLSGRTVLLGVTGSIAAYKACEIASRLVEHGASVIPALTRSARELVGPASLEAVTGHRAILEMFERPVPPEIEHIAVARRADLFLIAPATANILAKAAHGIADDWLSTTLLATRAPLLFAPAMNTDMWTHPATRDNVALLKQRGALFVGPGSGRLACGTEGEGRLIETSAILEAAAMALTREKDLAGKTVLITSGANHEPLDPVRYLGNRSTGRMGHAVALAALCRGARVVVVAGPSEVPPPHAAEVVRVETALEMRDAVMERLDGADVFIAAAAVADYRPETRHQAKMKRGGGSLTLSLVPNPDIAAEAGRRRRAGQVLVGFAAETDNVPDHGQGKLQAKGLDLLVANRVGGDGCAIGSDESEAWLVGAENGPLSLGRLGKDALADALLDAAAARLAPAD is encoded by the coding sequence ATGAGGCGGCGCTTATCCGGCAGGACGGTGCTGCTCGGCGTGACCGGCTCCATTGCCGCCTACAAGGCCTGCGAGATAGCCTCGCGCCTCGTGGAGCACGGCGCGTCGGTGATTCCCGCGCTGACCCGGTCCGCCCGTGAACTGGTCGGTCCGGCCAGTCTCGAGGCCGTCACGGGCCACCGCGCCATTCTGGAGATGTTCGAGCGCCCGGTCCCGCCGGAAATCGAGCACATCGCCGTGGCCCGGCGGGCCGATTTGTTCCTCATCGCGCCGGCCACGGCCAACATTCTGGCCAAAGCCGCCCACGGCATCGCCGATGACTGGCTTTCGACCACCCTGCTCGCCACCCGCGCGCCCCTGCTGTTCGCCCCGGCGATGAACACCGACATGTGGACCCATCCCGCCACCCGCGACAATGTGGCCCTGCTGAAACAGCGCGGCGCCCTGTTTGTGGGCCCGGGAAGCGGACGCCTTGCCTGCGGCACCGAGGGGGAGGGGCGCTTGATCGAGACCTCCGCCATTCTGGAGGCCGCCGCCATGGCGTTGACACGGGAAAAGGATTTGGCGGGGAAGACGGTGCTCATCACCAGTGGTGCCAACCATGAGCCGCTGGACCCCGTGCGCTATCTGGGCAACCGCTCCACGGGGCGCATGGGCCACGCCGTCGCGCTGGCCGCGCTCTGCCGCGGTGCGCGGGTGGTTGTCGTGGCGGGTCCGTCCGAGGTGCCCCCCCCGCACGCCGCCGAAGTGGTGCGGGTGGAAACGGCTCTCGAAATGCGGGACGCCGTCATGGAACGGCTGGACGGCGCGGATGTTTTCATCGCCGCCGCCGCTGTCGCAGACTACCGCCCCGAAACCCGCCACCAGGCAAAGATGAAGCGCGGTGGCGGCTCCCTGACCCTGTCCCTGGTTCCCAACCCCGACATTGCCGCCGAGGCGGGCCGCCGGAGGCGGGCGGGCCAGGTGCTGGTCGGGTTCGCGGCCGAGACGGACAATGTGCCGGACCACGGGCAAGGCAAACTTCAGGCCAAAGGCCTGGACCTGCTGGTCGCGAACCGGGTGGGCGGCGACGGGTGCGCCATCGGTTCGGATGAGAGTGAGGCTTGGCTGGTCGGCGCCGAAAACGGGCCGCTGTCCCTGGGGCGCCTGGGCAAGGACGCCCTCGCCGACGCCTTGCTGGACGCGGCCGCCGCGCGGCTCGCCCCGGCGGACTAA
- a CDS encoding diaminopimelate decarboxylase: MEQLAFLTGEQVRRVQEEFGTPVFVYDRASLTRRASEVSAFPNAFGLTARYAMKACPNAAVLRVFHEAGLQIDASSGYEAERALRAGIPPEHIQITAQELPKNLVDLVEKGCLFNACSLNQIGAFGFLFPGRELSIRMNPGLGSGHSNRTNVGGPSASFGIWHEHLDEAVAVAACHGLRVTGMHTHIGSGSDPEVWVRCAGLSLAIAARLPEVVRLSLGGGYKCARMSYEQSADLQEIGRRILPAFEAFARDHGRKLHLEIEPGTYLVVNAGALVCTVMDIVDTGAAGHSFIKVDGGMTENLRPSLYGAQHPLIVVPREAEARDAADYLVVGHCCESGDILTPEAGNPEGLGPRTMTRAAVGDALVMEGAGAYCSGMASKNYNSFPECAEVMLESDGSFRLIRRRQTLDQILQNEV; the protein is encoded by the coding sequence ATGGAACAGCTTGCATTTTTAACCGGGGAACAAGTTCGCCGGGTTCAGGAAGAGTTTGGCACGCCGGTGTTTGTCTACGACCGTGCCTCGCTGACGCGGCGCGCGTCCGAAGTGTCTGCGTTTCCGAACGCCTTCGGTCTCACCGCCCGTTACGCCATGAAGGCCTGCCCGAACGCCGCGGTGCTCCGGGTGTTTCATGAAGCCGGACTCCAGATTGACGCCAGCAGCGGCTACGAGGCGGAGCGGGCGCTGCGCGCGGGCATTCCGCCGGAACACATCCAAATCACGGCGCAGGAGCTGCCGAAGAACCTGGTGGACCTGGTGGAGAAGGGATGCCTGTTCAACGCCTGCTCGCTCAACCAAATCGGGGCCTTTGGCTTCCTCTTTCCCGGCCGGGAGCTTTCCATCCGGATGAATCCGGGGCTGGGCTCGGGCCACAGCAACCGCACCAACGTGGGCGGGCCCTCGGCCAGTTTCGGCATTTGGCACGAGCATCTGGACGAGGCGGTGGCCGTCGCCGCGTGCCATGGGCTGCGCGTCACGGGCATGCACACGCACATCGGCTCCGGCTCCGACCCGGAGGTGTGGGTCCGCTGTGCGGGGTTGTCCCTTGCCATCGCGGCGCGGCTGCCCGAAGTGGTCCGGCTCAGCCTGGGCGGCGGGTACAAGTGCGCCCGCATGTCCTACGAGCAAAGCGCCGACCTGCAGGAAATCGGACGGCGCATCCTGCCCGCCTTTGAGGCGTTTGCCCGCGACCATGGCCGAAAACTCCATCTGGAGATAGAACCCGGCACCTATCTCGTGGTGAACGCCGGCGCGCTGGTCTGCACCGTCATGGACATCGTGGACACCGGCGCGGCGGGGCACTCGTTCATCAAGGTGGACGGCGGCATGACCGAAAACCTGCGCCCCAGCCTCTACGGCGCGCAGCACCCGCTCATTGTGGTGCCCAGGGAGGCGGAGGCGCGGGACGCGGCGGACTATCTAGTCGTGGGGCACTGCTGTGAAAGCGGCGACATCCTCACCCCCGAGGCGGGAAATCCCGAGGGGCTCGGCCCCCGCACCATGACCCGCGCCGCCGTCGGCGACGCCCTGGTGATGGAGGGCGCGGGCGCCTACTGTTCCGGCATGGCCTCGAAGAATTACAACAGTTTCCCTGAATGCGCCGAGGTGATGCTCGAATCAGACGGCTCGTTCCGCCTTATCCGCCGCCGCCAGACCCTGGACCAAATCCTCCAGAACGAGGTGTGA
- a CDS encoding glycosyltransferase family 4 protein has protein sequence MKHYGRTFVTAIMGDSATVRILFLCQYFPPEPGAPAARTHEHAREWARMGHAVTVVCGVPHYPEGVVPPEYRGRLVHEETVDGVLVLRCWLYAAPNAGVLRRSASFASFMLSALYAALFRAGPCDVVAATSPQLLCGLAGWLAAALRRRPFVFEVRDLWPQQIIDLGVITHPLLVGPLRALEMFLYRRACAVVTVAPAAAADLTARGISPGKVHVIPNGIDLDFFQPLPREGRIRREQGWGDDFVALYIGAHGLSQGLETVLDAAKLLADRPGIRFVFAGAGARREALRAGAEALGLENVTFLPAQPKAAMPEFYAAADACLVPLLKRGVFRTNIPSKMFEIMACARPMILGVEGQALALLTAAGAGVAVPPEDPKALADAVLALAESPERRLALGKAGRRHAEAHCSRLERAREYAALFGRFSPPRPQ, from the coding sequence GTGAAACACTATGGCAGGACTTTTGTCACCGCCATCATGGGAGACTCCGCGACGGTGCGCATTCTGTTTCTCTGCCAGTATTTTCCCCCCGAACCGGGCGCGCCCGCCGCGCGGACGCATGAACATGCCCGCGAATGGGCACGCATGGGCCACGCCGTTACAGTGGTCTGCGGGGTGCCGCACTACCCCGAAGGGGTGGTCCCCCCTGAATACCGCGGACGGCTAGTGCACGAGGAGACCGTGGACGGGGTGCTGGTGCTGCGCTGCTGGCTGTATGCCGCGCCGAACGCCGGGGTGCTGCGGCGCAGCGCCTCCTTTGCCTCGTTCATGCTCTCGGCGCTCTATGCGGCCCTCTTCCGCGCCGGTCCCTGCGATGTCGTGGCAGCCACATCCCCGCAGTTGCTTTGCGGGCTGGCCGGCTGGCTGGCGGCGGCGTTGCGGCGGCGTCCTTTTGTGTTTGAGGTGCGCGACCTGTGGCCGCAGCAGATCATAGACTTGGGGGTCATCACTCATCCCTTGCTGGTGGGTCCCCTGCGCGCGCTGGAAATGTTTTTGTACCGACGCGCCTGTGCCGTGGTGACCGTCGCCCCCGCCGCCGCAGCGGACCTGACCGCCCGTGGCATTTCCCCCGGAAAGGTGCATGTCATTCCGAACGGCATAGACTTGGACTTTTTCCAGCCGTTGCCCAGGGAAGGGCGAATCCGCCGGGAGCAGGGCTGGGGGGACGACTTTGTGGCCCTTTATATCGGGGCGCATGGGTTGTCCCAGGGACTGGAGACGGTGTTGGATGCGGCCAAACTTCTCGCGGACAGGCCTGGAATCCGTTTTGTGTTTGCCGGGGCGGGGGCGCGGCGGGAGGCGCTGCGGGCCGGGGCTGAAGCACTGGGGCTTGAAAATGTGACCTTTCTTCCCGCTCAGCCGAAGGCGGCGATGCCTGAATTTTATGCCGCCGCCGATGCCTGCCTGGTGCCGCTCCTGAAACGCGGTGTCTTCCGGACCAACATTCCCAGCAAAATGTTTGAAATCATGGCCTGTGCCCGTCCCATGATTTTGGGCGTTGAGGGCCAGGCGTTAGCGTTGCTTACAGCCGCCGGAGCGGGGGTGGCCGTGCCGCCGGAGGACCCCAAGGCGCTGGCGGACGCGGTCCTGGCCCTTGCAGAGTCCCCCGAACGGCGCCTTGCCTTGGGGAAGGCGGGCCGGAGGCATGCCGAGGCCCATTGCAGCAGGTTGGAACGCGCCCGGGAATATGCCGCCCTTTTCGGGCGGTTTTCACCACCGCGCCCCCAATGA
- a CDS encoding MBL fold metallo-hydrolase — protein sequence MSVNGRIQFCALGGGGEVGANSFLLTFDGHQILLDCGTHPKKEGRAALPAFDLLNRQPDACIITHGHVDHCGALPWLAKIFPGVKTHTTLPTARIMDRMLHNSVSVMETLARERGIPEYPLFEHGDVGYAMRTIQHHGFMEPFFLRMGAEVEAQFIEAGHVLGGASVLLRMPGHTLFYTGDICKTRQQLMGGYRPLPRGVEVDTLVIESTQGGSDDEFFGTYREEVDSLAEAVNDTLRGGGSVLIPSFALGRTQEMVNILAGLQERGRIPMVPIHAAGLGRAIYELYETFSDYLMPHAELRPLDRFERLGNMWDTGEVKHLLRRPSIIVATSGMMVENTPSALIAQEMVRHTHHGIFFVGYLDPDTPGHRLLHSKAGEPVQLELNHPPVEKKLENVRQFRFSAHATRSELADIVDRVQPKNVVYVHGDPGAIQWMESNTGLGRCSHSPVIGQTVTLEA from the coding sequence ATGTCAGTCAACGGACGCATACAATTCTGCGCGCTGGGCGGCGGCGGCGAGGTTGGGGCGAACAGTTTTCTGCTCACCTTCGACGGCCATCAGATTCTGCTGGACTGCGGCACCCACCCCAAAAAAGAGGGCAGGGCCGCCCTGCCGGCCTTTGATCTGCTAAACCGCCAGCCCGACGCGTGCATCATCACGCATGGCCATGTGGACCACTGCGGCGCCCTCCCGTGGCTGGCCAAGATATTCCCCGGCGTCAAAACCCACACCACCCTGCCCACGGCGCGCATCATGGACCGGATGCTCCACAACAGCGTCTCGGTGATGGAGACGCTCGCAAGGGAGCGGGGCATACCGGAGTACCCGCTCTTCGAGCACGGCGACGTCGGCTATGCCATGCGCACCATCCAGCACCACGGGTTCATGGAGCCCTTCTTCCTTCGCATGGGCGCCGAGGTCGAGGCCCAGTTTATCGAGGCGGGCCATGTGCTGGGCGGCGCGAGCGTGCTGCTCAGGATGCCGGGCCACACCCTGTTTTACACGGGCGACATCTGCAAGACCCGGCAGCAGCTCATGGGGGGCTACCGCCCCCTTCCCCGCGGCGTCGAGGTGGACACCCTGGTCATCGAGTCCACCCAGGGCGGGTCGGACGACGAGTTTTTCGGCACCTACCGCGAGGAGGTTGACAGTCTGGCGGAGGCCGTGAACGACACCCTCCGGGGGGGCGGCTCGGTGCTGATTCCAAGTTTCGCCCTTGGCCGCACCCAGGAAATGGTCAACATCCTCGCGGGGCTCCAGGAGCGCGGCCGCATCCCCATGGTCCCCATTCATGCGGCGGGGCTTGGCCGGGCCATCTACGAGCTGTACGAGACCTTCTCGGACTACCTCATGCCCCACGCCGAGTTGCGCCCGCTGGACCGGTTCGAGCGGCTGGGCAACATGTGGGACACGGGCGAGGTCAAACATCTCCTGCGCAGACCCTCCATTATTGTCGCCACCTCGGGGATGATGGTCGAGAACACCCCGTCCGCGCTCATCGCGCAGGAAATGGTCCGCCACACGCACCACGGCATTTTCTTCGTGGGGTATCTCGACCCGGACACGCCCGGACACCGGCTGCTCCATTCAAAGGCCGGGGAGCCGGTGCAACTGGAACTGAACCACCCGCCGGTGGAGAAGAAACTGGAAAACGTCCGGCAGTTCCGCTTCAGCGCGCACGCCACCCGCTCTGAGCTGGCCGACATTGTGGACCGGGTCCAGCCGAAAAACGTGGTCTATGTCCATGGCGACCCGGGCGCCATTCAGTGGATGGAGTCCAACACCGGCCTGGGCCGATGCTCCCATTCCCCGGTCATCGGCCAGACCGTAACCTTGGA
- the gmk gene encoding guanylate kinase, which translates to MRRGNLYVMSAPSGAGKNALLAELRRREPLLASTVSVTTRPPRQGERDGVDYHFWDRAGFERRVAEGCFLEWAEVHGNLYGTLKSELDRCLDNGGDVILELDVQGMRSLKRLHPGAVSIFLAPPSLEELERRLRGRGTNDEADIALRLRNARLEMAAMGEFDHVVVNDTIDRAAAEMIKILAARRNEARTQPCGKQETEHQEP; encoded by the coding sequence ATGCGGCGCGGCAACCTGTACGTGATGTCGGCCCCCTCGGGCGCGGGCAAGAACGCCTTGCTGGCGGAGCTGCGGCGGCGGGAGCCGTTGCTGGCCTCCACGGTCTCCGTGACCACCCGGCCCCCCAGGCAGGGCGAGCGGGATGGCGTGGATTACCATTTTTGGGACCGGGCCGGGTTCGAGCGGCGGGTGGCGGAGGGTTGTTTTTTGGAATGGGCCGAGGTCCACGGGAACCTCTACGGAACCCTCAAGTCGGAACTGGACCGCTGCCTCGACAACGGCGGCGATGTGATTTTGGAGCTGGACGTGCAGGGCATGCGCAGCCTCAAGCGGCTCCATCCCGGTGCGGTGTCCATTTTTCTGGCACCCCCCTCGCTGGAGGAGCTTGAACGGCGGCTGCGGGGCCGGGGCACGAACGACGAGGCGGACATCGCCCTGCGCCTGCGCAACGCGCGGCTGGAAATGGCCGCCATGGGCGAGTTTGACCATGTGGTGGTGAACGACACGATTGACCGCGCGGCGGCGGAAATGATAAAGATTCTGGCCGCGCGGCGGAATGAAGCGCGGACACAACCCTGCGGGAAGCAGGAAACGGAACATCAGGAGCCCTGA